From one Desulfurobacterium thermolithotrophum DSM 11699 genomic stretch:
- the hisI gene encoding phosphoribosyl-AMP cyclohydrolase — protein sequence MLKVDRSLLNKIDFEKGNGLIPVVTQDVNTKKVLMVAYVNKEALEKTLETGFAHYYSRSRKELWKKGETSGHVQKVVNVYIDCDEDTLLYEVEQTGVACHTGEYSCFFRKLAEREDE from the coding sequence ATGTTGAAGGTAGATAGAAGTCTTTTGAACAAAATAGACTTTGAAAAAGGAAATGGTCTTATTCCAGTTGTAACTCAAGATGTTAATACCAAAAAAGTTTTGATGGTGGCATACGTAAATAAAGAAGCATTAGAAAAGACTCTTGAAACGGGATTTGCCCATTACTACTCCCGTTCCAGAAAAGAGCTCTGGAAAAAAGGTGAAACTTCAGGACATGTTCAGAAAGTGGTAAATGTTTATATTGACTGCGATGAAGATACGCTGCTATATGAAGTTGAACAAACTGGTGTAGCGTGCCATACAGGAGAGTATAGCTGCTTTTTTAGAAAACTGGCGGAGAGAGAAGATGAGTAA
- the ahcY gene encoding adenosylhomocysteinase: MEYHVKDLSLADKGKDRIEWAEIDMPVLRKEIRKRFLEEKPLKGVRIAACLHVTTETANLMRTLKEGGAEVYLCASNPLSTQDDVAAALVKHYDIPVFAIKGEDEETYYQHIEAVLSKKPHITMDDGADLISTLHKNHPELLENVIGGTEETTTGVIRLKAMAKDGVLKYPVIAVNEALTKHLFDNRYGTGQSTIDGILRATNRLLSGSVFVVAGYGWCGKGVAMRARGMGAEVIVTEVDPIKAIEARMDGFRVMPMAEAAKLGDIFCTVTGNLNVIREEHFKVMKDGAIVSNSGHFNVEIDIPALERMAIKKRTVREFVNEYTLEDGRRIYLLAEGRLVNLSAAEGHPASVMDMSFANQALSAEYLVKEGKELRADVYVVPGHIDKHVAELKLKAMGIEIDELTPEQIEYLNSWEMGT, encoded by the coding sequence ATGGAATACCATGTTAAAGATCTTTCATTAGCAGATAAAGGAAAAGACAGAATCGAATGGGCTGAAATAGATATGCCTGTTTTAAGGAAAGAGATTAGAAAAAGGTTTTTAGAAGAAAAACCTTTAAAAGGAGTTAGGATTGCTGCCTGTCTTCATGTGACAACAGAGACTGCAAATTTAATGAGGACTTTGAAAGAAGGAGGAGCTGAAGTTTATCTTTGTGCTTCAAATCCTTTGTCCACACAGGACGATGTAGCAGCAGCTCTTGTAAAACATTATGACATTCCTGTATTTGCCATTAAAGGAGAAGATGAGGAAACCTACTATCAGCACATAGAAGCAGTTCTATCTAAGAAACCTCACATAACTATGGATGATGGAGCCGATCTCATCTCAACTCTTCACAAGAATCATCCAGAGCTCTTAGAAAATGTTATTGGTGGAACAGAAGAAACAACTACAGGTGTAATTAGACTTAAAGCAATGGCAAAAGATGGAGTTCTAAAGTATCCAGTAATTGCAGTAAACGAAGCTCTTACAAAACATCTTTTTGACAATAGATATGGAACCGGGCAGTCAACAATAGACGGTATTTTGAGAGCAACTAATAGACTTCTTTCTGGTTCCGTTTTCGTTGTCGCTGGTTACGGTTGGTGTGGCAAAGGTGTTGCAATGAGAGCAAGGGGGATGGGAGCAGAAGTTATTGTAACAGAGGTTGATCCGATAAAAGCCATTGAAGCAAGAATGGATGGCTTTAGAGTTATGCCAATGGCGGAGGCTGCAAAGCTTGGAGATATCTTCTGTACAGTTACTGGAAATCTTAATGTAATTAGAGAAGAACACTTTAAAGTAATGAAAGATGGAGCAATAGTTTCCAATTCTGGACACTTTAACGTCGAGATAGACATTCCAGCTCTTGAAAGAATGGCAATTAAGAAGAGAACTGTTAGAGAATTTGTTAATGAATATACTTTAGAAGATGGAAGAAGAATATATCTTCTTGCTGAGGGAAGACTTGTAAACCTTTCTGCGGCTGAAGGTCATCCAGCTTCTGTTATGGATATGAGTTTTGCAAATCAAGCTCTTTCGGCTGAATACCTCGTAAAAGAAGGAAAAGAGCTAAGAGCAGATGTATATGTGGTTCCAGGCCATATAGATAAGCATGTTGCAGAGCTAAAGCTTAAAGCAATGGGAATAGAAATTGATGAATTAACACCTGAACAAATTGAATATCTCAATTCCTGGGAGATGGGAACGTAA
- the lpxD gene encoding UDP-3-O-(3-hydroxymyristoyl)glucosamine N-acyltransferase, with amino-acid sequence MKLKELVEILGCKLIGDSEVEIKGVSEIQTAEEGDLTFLTNPKYRKFLKTTKASAVILEKEIPELKIAQLLCEEPYVAFAKALSVFYPERLPEPKISDRAIISDTTTIGEDCYIGDNVFIGKGTKIGKEVKIFPGVYIGNDCEIGDNTVIFPNVTIYERTKVGRFVRIHAGSVIGSDGFGYAFSKKDVKIYKVPQTGRVIIEDFVEIGANTTIDRGTIGDTVIGEGTKIDNLVQIGHNVKIGKYCFIVSQVGISGSTKIGDFVTLAGKVGVAGHIEIASNVTVGAKAGITKSIKKPGTYAGFPARPYREWKKIQTIVDRLPEIYEKIKHLLRRK; translated from the coding sequence ATGAAGTTAAAGGAATTAGTAGAGATTTTAGGTTGTAAGCTAATTGGCGATTCTGAAGTAGAAATCAAAGGAGTTTCTGAGATACAAACAGCTGAGGAAGGAGACTTAACTTTTCTCACAAATCCAAAATATAGAAAATTTTTAAAGACCACTAAAGCCTCAGCTGTCATTTTAGAAAAAGAAATTCCTGAACTTAAAATAGCTCAGCTCCTTTGTGAAGAGCCCTATGTAGCCTTTGCAAAAGCTTTATCTGTCTTTTATCCAGAAAGACTTCCTGAACCTAAAATATCTGATAGAGCAATAATTTCAGATACAACAACAATTGGAGAAGACTGTTACATTGGAGATAATGTTTTTATTGGGAAGGGTACAAAAATAGGCAAAGAAGTAAAAATTTTTCCGGGAGTTTACATAGGAAATGACTGTGAAATAGGAGACAACACAGTAATCTTTCCTAATGTAACAATCTATGAAAGAACAAAAGTTGGAAGATTTGTCAGAATACACGCTGGAAGTGTTATTGGTTCAGATGGTTTTGGTTATGCTTTTAGTAAAAAGGATGTGAAAATCTATAAGGTACCTCAAACAGGGAGAGTAATAATAGAGGATTTTGTAGAAATAGGAGCAAACACCACAATAGATAGGGGAACCATAGGGGATACGGTAATTGGAGAAGGAACAAAAATTGACAACCTTGTTCAGATAGGACACAACGTCAAGATTGGAAAGTACTGTTTTATCGTTTCCCAGGTTGGAATTTCGGGAAGTACAAAAATCGGAGATTTTGTAACTCTTGCTGGAAAGGTTGGAGTAGCAGGTCATATAGAAATAGCAAGTAACGTTACAGTTGGAGCAAAGGCAGGAATAACAAAGAGTATTAAAAAGCCGGGTACCTATGCTGGATTTCCTGCAAGGCCTTATAGAGAATGGAAAAAAATTCAAACAATAGTTGATAGACTTCCTGAGATTTACGAAAAGATTAAACATCTATTAAGAAGAAAATAA
- a CDS encoding OmpH family outer membrane protein — MKRAILIATLFSLITGGSSLAAKEKTFKQQQFAVYYVNMQEIINNSNKGKQAKAILESKITKAREEIKKREKEINKLKEELKSPVLSAQAKTDKERQLQQKIRDLRRFRQDAQIEIANLEKQYTMEIINEVVKLINNYRKEKNIPMIVEVREAGVITADPKYDLTQTIIKLYNKQARQ; from the coding sequence ATGAAAAGAGCAATCTTGATTGCAACTTTATTTTCACTTATAACAGGTGGAAGTTCTCTAGCAGCAAAGGAAAAAACATTTAAGCAGCAACAATTTGCTGTTTATTACGTAAACATGCAGGAAATAATAAACAACTCTAATAAAGGAAAACAAGCAAAAGCAATTCTTGAGTCAAAGATTACTAAGGCTAGAGAAGAGATTAAGAAAAGAGAAAAGGAAATAAACAAACTAAAAGAAGAACTCAAAAGTCCTGTTCTCAGTGCACAGGCAAAGACAGATAAAGAAAGACAGCTCCAGCAGAAAATAAGAGATCTTCGAAGATTTCGTCAGGATGCACAAATAGAAATAGCTAATTTAGAAAAACAATATACTATGGAAATAATCAATGAAGTTGTAAAGCTAATTAACAATTATCGCAAGGAAAAAAACATTCCTATGATTGTTGAAGTAAGAGAAGCGGGAGTAATTACAGCAGATCCTAAGTATGATCTTACACAAACTATTATTAAACTCTACAACAAGCAGGCAAGACAATGA
- the bamA gene encoding outer membrane protein assembly factor BamA translates to MRKLTFTAIFLLSLLLGSNTLATEKQLVEKVEIIGNELVPKSTILYYISEKPGKPFSKELIAKDIKNLFKLGYFENISVDAKKGKKGIVLRYFVKEKPIITDVVFKGNKKLSSDKLKEELGLTGEKETGTKLQEPLSYKYLDSLKKKIKKLYEKKGYIGTQVHYSIERISPTKAVATFIINEGKKANVCKIEIRGNRKISSGDIKDVLKTKEKSILHLRFSAPLSAENLKQDVENIEKLYYKEGFLDVEVEKPKVVEKKGCYEVIYTIKEEGKRYKFGKISFVGNSLFSSKDFLKLLKSVRTGRTFNQELVDKLVRKIIRKYGELGYIFANVEPEIKIHPKTHTADVIFHIYEGNRAYVRWINISGNIATRDRTIRRELDLYETGIFNTVRLERSIRRLFNTGYFENVDVKPKIVEGNKVDVNVDVKERLTGMFSVGAGYSSVSKLVGMVSVSKGNLFGTGDSGSVSLQAGSRVFYFDLNYNHKWWLDKPQTLSLALYNRRNDYFTYTSHKVGFSTMVDRRLWEDWRVGLGYLIEKDKISDIAEDAPDIVKNQLGTTRIGMVTGFISRDLRDNRFLPHKGDYFSITTQVAGSFLAGKEDFYKIIAEYAYYFNLNDLPLDINLPFVASAHAKVGYADAFGNTSTLPIDYRFYVGGDSSVRGFSWGEAGPTDSSGNPEGANRELIFNFELGYDVTRMLRLIGFVDVGGGWWNEFKVGDMRKSAGVGIRVLTPMGPIRLDLGWKLDRRTGESSSEWHFGMGSYF, encoded by the coding sequence GTGAGAAAGTTAACATTTACTGCTATTTTTCTGTTATCTCTTTTATTAGGTTCAAATACCTTGGCTACGGAAAAACAGCTTGTTGAAAAGGTGGAGATAATTGGAAATGAATTAGTTCCTAAAAGTACAATTCTTTACTATATTTCGGAAAAACCTGGGAAACCCTTTTCAAAAGAATTAATAGCAAAGGACATAAAAAACCTTTTTAAATTAGGATACTTTGAGAACATTTCTGTTGATGCTAAAAAAGGAAAGAAAGGAATTGTACTTAGATATTTTGTAAAAGAAAAACCTATCATTACAGATGTTGTTTTTAAAGGAAACAAAAAATTATCGTCAGATAAATTAAAGGAAGAGTTAGGACTTACAGGAGAAAAAGAAACAGGAACAAAACTACAAGAGCCTTTAAGTTACAAATACTTAGATAGTTTAAAAAAGAAAATTAAGAAGCTTTACGAGAAAAAAGGTTATATAGGAACACAAGTTCATTACTCCATTGAGAGAATTTCCCCAACAAAAGCAGTTGCAACATTCATAATAAATGAAGGAAAAAAGGCTAATGTATGTAAAATAGAAATAAGAGGAAATAGAAAAATAAGTAGTGGAGATATTAAGGATGTCCTAAAGACAAAAGAAAAATCTATACTACATCTTCGTTTTTCTGCTCCTCTTTCTGCAGAAAATTTAAAGCAGGATGTCGAGAATATAGAGAAGCTTTACTATAAAGAGGGTTTTCTTGATGTAGAAGTAGAAAAGCCTAAGGTAGTTGAAAAGAAAGGTTGTTATGAAGTTATATATACAATAAAGGAAGAAGGTAAAAGATATAAATTTGGAAAGATTTCATTTGTAGGAAATTCTCTTTTTTCGTCTAAGGATTTCTTAAAACTCCTTAAGAGCGTAAGAACGGGAAGAACTTTCAATCAAGAGCTTGTAGATAAGCTTGTAAGAAAAATAATAAGAAAGTATGGTGAATTAGGTTACATTTTTGCTAATGTTGAACCGGAGATAAAAATTCATCCAAAAACACATACTGCCGATGTAATTTTCCACATTTATGAAGGTAATAGAGCTTATGTTAGATGGATAAATATCTCTGGCAACATAGCAACAAGAGATAGAACAATTCGAAGAGAATTAGACCTTTATGAAACTGGCATATTTAATACAGTAAGACTTGAAAGATCTATTAGAAGACTTTTCAATACAGGATACTTTGAGAATGTTGATGTTAAACCAAAGATAGTAGAAGGTAATAAGGTTGATGTAAATGTAGATGTAAAAGAGAGATTAACAGGAATGTTTTCAGTTGGTGCAGGTTATAGTTCTGTTTCAAAACTTGTAGGAATGGTCAGCGTTTCAAAAGGTAACCTTTTTGGAACTGGAGACTCTGGATCTGTTTCTCTACAAGCAGGTTCAAGAGTATTTTACTTTGATCTTAATTACAATCATAAGTGGTGGTTAGATAAACCACAAACTCTTTCTCTTGCTCTTTACAACAGAAGAAACGATTACTTTACTTATACTAGCCATAAAGTAGGATTTTCTACTATGGTAGATAGAAGACTTTGGGAAGACTGGAGAGTAGGACTTGGATATTTAATAGAAAAAGACAAAATTTCGGATATTGCTGAAGATGCTCCAGATATTGTTAAAAATCAATTAGGAACGACTAGAATTGGAATGGTTACAGGATTTATATCTAGAGATCTAAGAGATAACAGGTTTTTACCTCATAAAGGAGATTACTTCTCTATCACTACGCAAGTTGCTGGAAGCTTTTTGGCTGGAAAAGAGGATTTTTACAAAATAATTGCTGAATATGCCTATTACTTTAACTTAAACGATTTACCTCTTGATATAAATCTTCCTTTTGTTGCATCTGCACATGCAAAAGTTGGATATGCAGATGCCTTTGGAAACACTTCCACACTTCCAATAGACTATAGATTTTATGTAGGAGGAGATTCTTCAGTTAGAGGATTTAGTTGGGGTGAAGCAGGGCCAACAGATAGTAGTGGAAATCCCGAGGGAGCAAACAGAGAACTCATTTTTAACTTTGAGCTTGGATATGATGTAACAAGGATGCTAAGACTTATCGGATTTGTTGATGTTGGTGGTGGTTGGTGGAACGAGTTTAAAGTCGGTGATATGAGAAAATCTGCTGGTGTCGGAATCAGAGTATTAACACCAATGGGACCTATTAGACTAGATCTTGGATGGAAATTAGATAGAAGAACTGGGGAGAGCTCCTCAGAATGGCACTTTGGAATGGGAAGTTATTTCTAA
- a CDS encoding sensor histidine kinase: MEAILFAVTIFFATLTLLFAYIAYTERRKRERVLITLRLNRTKEEVNRRIDSTKLLARALSLLREGIVIMDPYGRVIYTNKFARELLDISPEDTEKFFYQAIKNFDVVSMINESFNEKYRIWQEKKIKDRYVQIIFGSDMDEKVLLLIDLTPMKKYENLKKDFIANVSHELKTPVATMKLLLETLEEECKDKPQAEKFLRKAIERVNYMEQLIEDLITLSMLESVNFPVKITTVKLKPFIEKIVHDLSEFAEKRKITVKVEIPDNISIKIDEKMFHAIMKNLIDNAIKYNKEGGSVEIAFKEYTNEIEISVCDTGQGIPCSHIPFIFERFYRVERSRSRKLGGTGLGLSIVKLATERLKGKVELESEEGKGTCFRIYLPKC, from the coding sequence TTGGAAGCAATACTATTTGCTGTTACTATTTTTTTTGCTACGCTAACTTTACTCTTTGCCTACATTGCTTACACTGAGAGAAGAAAGAGAGAAAGAGTTCTGATAACGCTACGACTAAACCGAACAAAAGAAGAAGTTAACAGAAGAATTGACAGTACAAAACTTTTAGCAAGAGCCTTAAGTTTACTACGTGAAGGAATAGTGATAATGGATCCTTACGGTAGAGTGATTTACACGAACAAATTTGCCAGAGAACTATTAGATATTAGTCCAGAAGATACGGAAAAGTTTTTCTATCAAGCAATAAAAAATTTTGATGTAGTTTCAATGATAAATGAAAGTTTTAATGAAAAGTATAGAATATGGCAGGAAAAGAAAATAAAAGATAGATATGTTCAGATAATCTTTGGTTCAGATATGGATGAAAAAGTCCTATTACTTATAGATCTTACTCCAATGAAAAAGTACGAAAACCTAAAAAAAGACTTCATTGCCAATGTTTCTCACGAGCTAAAAACTCCTGTTGCTACAATGAAATTGCTACTTGAAACTCTTGAAGAAGAGTGTAAAGACAAACCCCAGGCTGAAAAATTTTTGCGAAAAGCAATAGAAAGAGTTAACTATATGGAACAGCTAATAGAAGATCTTATAACTCTTTCGATGCTTGAAAGTGTAAATTTTCCAGTGAAAATAACAACGGTAAAACTTAAACCTTTTATTGAAAAAATTGTTCATGACCTTTCAGAATTTGCAGAAAAGAGAAAAATAACTGTTAAAGTAGAAATTCCAGATAATATTTCAATTAAAATAGATGAAAAAATGTTCCATGCGATAATGAAAAATTTGATAGACAATGCTATTAAGTACAACAAAGAAGGAGGAAGCGTAGAAATTGCATTTAAAGAGTATACTAACGAAATAGAAATTTCTGTCTGTGATACAGGACAGGGAATTCCTTGCTCTCATATTCCTTTTATATTTGAACGTTTTTATAGGGTTGAGCGATCAAGATCTCGAAAGTTAGGCGGAACAGGACTAGGTCTTTCTATTGTTAAGTTAGCAACTGAAAGATTAAAGGGTAAGGTAGAACTTGAAAGTGAAGAAGGCAAGGGTACTTGTTTTAGAATATACCTTCCTAAGTGCTAA
- the gap gene encoding type I glyceraldehyde-3-phosphate dehydrogenase, which produces MAIRVAINGYGRIGRSFHRARFNDPDIEIVAINDLTDAKTLAHLLKYDSVHGRFNAEVEADDDSIIVNGKRIKVYAEPDPEKLPWKELDVDVVLESTGRFRDREGASKHLKAGAKRVVISAPAKNPDVTIVMGVNHKEYDPSKHFIVSNASCTTNCLAPVAKVLLENFGIESGFLTTVHAYTADQRLLDAPHKDLRRARAAALSMVPTTTGAAKAVGLVIPELKGKFNGISIRVPTPDVSLIDFVCVVEKNVTVEEVNKVLKNAAEGELKGILAYTEEELVSIDYTGNPHSAIVDGKSTDVINGNLVKIIAWYDNEWGYSVRLGDLIKYMGTVGV; this is translated from the coding sequence ATGGCAATAAGAGTAGCAATTAATGGTTATGGAAGGATTGGTAGAAGTTTTCACAGAGCAAGGTTTAATGATCCTGATATCGAAATTGTTGCAATTAACGACCTAACCGATGCAAAAACTCTTGCACATCTTCTTAAATACGATTCTGTTCACGGCAGATTCAATGCTGAAGTTGAAGCTGATGATGACAGCATAATTGTTAATGGAAAAAGAATAAAGGTTTATGCAGAGCCAGATCCAGAAAAACTTCCATGGAAAGAGTTAGATGTTGATGTTGTTTTAGAATCAACAGGAAGATTTAGAGATAGAGAAGGTGCTTCAAAACATCTTAAGGCAGGTGCAAAAAGAGTTGTTATATCTGCTCCTGCAAAAAATCCAGATGTTACCATCGTTATGGGAGTTAACCATAAGGAATATGATCCCTCAAAACACTTTATAGTTTCAAATGCTTCATGTACTACAAACTGTCTTGCTCCTGTTGCAAAAGTTCTTCTTGAAAACTTTGGAATTGAATCCGGTTTCCTTACAACTGTTCACGCTTATACAGCTGACCAAAGACTTCTTGATGCTCCTCATAAAGATCTTAGGAGAGCAAGAGCAGCAGCACTTTCGATGGTTCCGACAACAACAGGTGCTGCTAAAGCGGTTGGCCTTGTAATTCCTGAACTTAAAGGAAAGTTTAATGGAATTTCTATTAGAGTTCCTACTCCAGACGTTTCTCTCATAGATTTTGTTTGTGTTGTAGAGAAAAATGTTACTGTTGAAGAAGTTAATAAAGTTCTTAAAAATGCAGCTGAAGGTGAACTAAAAGGAATTCTTGCTTATACAGAGGAAGAATTAGTATCCATTGATTACACAGGAAATCCTCACTCTGCAATTGTTGACGGAAAGAGTACAGACGTTATTAATGGTAACCTTGTCAAAATTATTGCATGGTACGATAATGAATGGGGATATTCTGTAAGACTTGGTGACTTAATCAAATATATGGGAACTGTTGGGGTATAG
- a CDS encoding CvpA family protein: MNFPPLNILDALIVITLGWNFIRGFSKGLMEEIISLGGIAVSIFLSFNLSVPITNMLIGNEKADITTIVVTGFIIYLISFIFFKYIAFNLNKQLQKTSFGIINSFLGFLFGIFRGIVIASIFVLGIAFVAPNSYLVKKSYLGGLTVPVIDRALLFVPEKNRKKIEDNWKIAKKYLLKNIEKWKEEIISEKRYRH, from the coding sequence GTGAACTTTCCACCTCTTAATATTTTAGACGCTCTTATAGTAATTACTTTAGGATGGAATTTTATACGAGGGTTTAGTAAAGGATTAATGGAAGAAATTATTTCCTTAGGGGGAATTGCTGTTAGCATATTTTTATCCTTTAACCTTTCTGTTCCTATCACTAACATGTTAATTGGTAATGAAAAAGCAGATATTACTACTATAGTTGTTACTGGATTTATAATTTATCTTATTTCCTTTATCTTTTTTAAATACATTGCTTTTAATTTGAACAAACAACTTCAAAAAACATCTTTTGGAATTATTAATAGCTTCTTGGGATTTCTTTTTGGTATTTTCAGAGGTATAGTAATTGCCTCCATATTTGTTTTAGGTATAGCATTTGTGGCTCCAAATAGTTATTTAGTAAAGAAAAGTTACTTGGGTGGATTAACAGTTCCAGTTATTGATAGAGCTCTCCTTTTTGTGCCTGAAAAAAACAGAAAGAAAATAGAAGATAATTGGAAAATAGCAAAGAAGTATCTATTAAAAAATATCGAAAAATGGAAAGAAGAAATTATAAGCGAAAAAAGGTATAGGCATTAA
- the nadC gene encoding carboxylating nicotinate-nucleotide diphosphorylase produces MSKLYLQKLILSFLEEDLGTIGDITTASLSDKELRAEIIAKEDFILCGAPFFEEVFRLYDNNVKFEWKKKEGESVFPGEIVGIVLGNIKTLLTCERTALNILQRLSGIATETKKYVDVLKGSKVKLLDTRKTTPGLRYLEKYATRIGGAFNHRLGLYDAVMIKDNHIKPFGSVITAVKSISSSIPVTTKIEVEVENEEQLQEVMEVIELVDIVMLDNWNVEKVEEATLKLKKQKPTIKVEVSGNITIEKLKRLKYKSIDFVSTSKIITGAKWVDISMEVL; encoded by the coding sequence ATGAGCAAACTCTATTTGCAGAAGTTAATTTTATCCTTTTTAGAGGAAGATTTAGGTACGATTGGAGATATTACCACAGCTTCTCTTTCCGATAAAGAGCTACGTGCAGAAATTATTGCAAAAGAAGATTTTATCTTGTGTGGAGCTCCTTTTTTTGAGGAAGTATTCAGACTTTACGATAATAATGTAAAGTTTGAGTGGAAAAAGAAAGAAGGAGAAAGTGTTTTTCCAGGAGAGATTGTTGGAATTGTTTTGGGAAATATAAAAACTCTTCTTACGTGTGAAAGAACTGCTTTAAATATCTTGCAAAGATTATCAGGAATAGCAACTGAAACAAAGAAATACGTAGATGTTTTAAAGGGATCAAAAGTCAAACTTCTTGATACAAGAAAAACAACTCCGGGCTTAAGATATTTAGAAAAGTATGCCACGCGAATAGGAGGAGCTTTTAACCATAGACTTGGACTTTATGATGCAGTTATGATAAAGGATAATCATATAAAGCCTTTTGGAAGTGTAATTACTGCTGTCAAATCTATATCCTCTTCAATTCCTGTAACTACGAAAATAGAGGTAGAAGTTGAGAATGAAGAACAACTACAGGAAGTAATGGAAGTAATAGAATTAGTTGACATCGTCATGCTTGATAATTGGAACGTTGAAAAGGTAGAAGAAGCTACTTTAAAATTGAAAAAACAAAAACCGACTATTAAAGTTGAAGTTTCTGGGAACATAACTATTGAAAAGCTTAAAAGACTTAAATATAAATCTATAGACTTTGTATCAACGAGTAAGATAATAACTGGAGCAAAATGGGTTGATATTAGTATGGAGGTCTTGTGA
- a CDS encoding CDP-alcohol phosphatidyltransferase family protein, protein MVTIPNVITLIRGFLVPLFIMAVFYKNFKLALIIFLVASISDALDGFLARHLNQVTTLGVILDPIADKALINSGFILLSYVDRIIPVWLTILVLSRDVIILVGGWLLTTFGKINKIKPTMIGKLTAFFQFFTIFLTLLNLNYQICDSFCINVIYGVTALLTVLSAIDYGAKGIQEI, encoded by the coding sequence ATGGTTACCATTCCAAACGTTATAACTCTTATTAGAGGCTTCTTAGTACCACTTTTCATTATGGCTGTTTTTTACAAGAATTTCAAGCTTGCTCTTATCATATTTTTAGTGGCCTCAATAAGTGATGCTTTAGATGGTTTTCTTGCAAGACATTTGAATCAGGTTACAACTCTTGGAGTCATTCTTGACCCAATTGCCGATAAAGCACTTATAAATTCCGGTTTTATACTTCTTTCGTACGTAGATAGAATTATTCCCGTATGGTTAACTATTCTTGTTTTAAGCAGAGATGTAATAATTTTAGTAGGAGGATGGCTCTTAACTACTTTTGGAAAGATAAACAAGATAAAACCTACTATGATAGGAAAATTAACCGCTTTTTTTCAGTTTTTTACTATTTTTCTGACACTTCTTAATCTTAATTATCAGATATGCGATTCTTTTTGTATCAATGTAATCTACGGAGTAACTGCTCTTTTAACTGTATTGTCAGCTATTGATTATGGTGCAAAAGGAATCCAAGAAATTTGA
- a CDS encoding tRNA1(Val) (adenine(37)-N6)-methyltransferase: MKMDKEIYDISTFLDKRTCFIQRKDGFRFGTDTFLLADFVKVKGTEKIIDLGTGCGVIPILLLKKYPQLKAFAIDVLEENINISKKNGEINGVSERFTALHLNVKEVKKVFKSGEFDIVITNPPFIEVGRGNLSQKDHRAIARQELTASLEDFIKAASYLLKNKGKLYILLPVQRFVDVIFLTRKYKVEPKRLRIIHPEAEKEANLFLLEGRKGGGKGISIEFPLIVYKNAKERVYTEEVERKYNSFLR, from the coding sequence ATGAAGATGGATAAAGAAATCTACGACATCTCTACATTTCTTGATAAAAGAACTTGTTTTATTCAGAGGAAAGACGGTTTTAGGTTTGGAACAGATACTTTTCTTCTTGCAGATTTTGTGAAGGTAAAGGGGACTGAAAAGATAATAGATCTTGGAACAGGTTGTGGTGTAATTCCAATTCTTCTTTTGAAGAAGTATCCACAACTAAAAGCTTTTGCCATAGATGTCCTTGAAGAAAACATCAATATTTCAAAGAAAAATGGAGAAATTAACGGAGTTTCTGAAAGATTTACAGCATTACACTTAAATGTGAAAGAAGTTAAAAAAGTTTTTAAATCAGGAGAATTTGATATTGTAATAACAAATCCACCTTTCATAGAAGTAGGGAGAGGAAATTTATCCCAAAAAGATCATAGAGCTATTGCACGGCAAGAGTTAACAGCATCGTTAGAAGATTTTATAAAAGCAGCTTCTTATCTTCTAAAAAATAAAGGTAAACTTTATATTCTACTTCCTGTTCAACGTTTTGTTGATGTTATCTTCCTAACGAGAAAATACAAGGTAGAGCCTAAAAGACTTAGAATTATACATCCAGAAGCAGAAAAAGAAGCTAATCTTTTCTTGTTAGAAGGAAGAAAAGGAGGAGGAAAAGGAATTAGTATAGAATTTCCTCTTATTGTTTATAAAAATGCAAAAGAAAGAGTTTACACTGAAGAAGTAGAAAGGAAGTATAATTCTTTTTTGAGATGA